Part of the Aquabacterium sp. NJ1 genome, CTTGTTCACGCCGATGTAAGCCGCCTGCTCTTCGGTCAGCTCGGTGAGCTGGGCGTTGAGCGTGGTCAGCTGCAGGCGGGCGACCTTCTCGTCCAGGTGCTTGGGCAGCACGTAGACCTTGCCCACGTCGTAAGCGTCGCTGTGGGCGAACAGCTCGATCTGGGCGATGGTCTGGTTGGCGAAGCTCGACGACATCACGTAGCTGGGGTGGCCGGTGCCGCAACCCAGGTTCACCAGGCGGCCCTTGGCTAGCAGGATGATGCGCTTGCCGTCCTTGAAGATGACGTGGTCAACCTGCGGCTTGATCTCTTCCCACTCGCAGTTCTCTTCCAGCTTGGCGACCTGGATTTCGTTGTCGAAGTGGCCGATGTTGCAGACGATGGCGTTGTTCTTCATCGCGGCCATGTGCTCATAGGTGATCACGTCGCGGTTGCCGGTGGTGGTCACGAAGATGTCGGCCTTGTCGGCGGCCCAGTCCATCGTGACGACGCGGTAGCCTTCCATGGCGGCTTGCAGGGCGTTGATCGGGTCGATCTCGGTCACCCACACCTGGGCGCTCAAGGCGCGCAAGGCTTGAGCGGAACCCTTGCCCACGTCACCGTAACCAGCGACCACGGCGACCTTGCCGGCGATCATCACGTCGGTGGCGCGCTTGATGCCGTCCACCAGGGATTCACGGCAGCCGTACAGGTTGTCGAACTTGGACTTGGTGACCGAATCGTTCACGTTGATGGCGCGGAACAGCAGGCTGCCCTTGGCGCTCATCTCGTTGAGGCGGTGCACGCCGGTCGTGGTTTCTTCGGTCACGCCGATGATCTGGGCGGCCTTGCGGCTGTACCAGGTGCTGTCCACAGCCAGCTTGGCTTTGATCGAGGCGTAGAGGATGCGCTCTTCTTCGCTGGTGGGGTTGTTCAGGACGCTGATGTCCTTCTCGGCGCGCTTGCCCAGGTGCATCAGCAGCGTGGCGTCACCACCGTCGTCCAGGATCATGTTGGGGCCTTCGCCTTCCGAACCCTTCGGGCCAAAGTCGAAGATGCGGTGGGTGTAGTCCCAGTAGTCTTCCAGCGACTCGCCCTTGTAGGCGAACACGGGGGTGCCGGCTTCCACCAGGGCGGCAGCAGCGTGGTCCTGCGTCGAGAAGATGTTGCAGCTGGCCCAGCGCACTTGCGCTCCAAGAGCTTGCAGCGTTTCAACCAGCACGGCGGTCTGGATGGTCATGTGCAGCGAGCCGGTGATGCGCGCGCCCTTGAGGATCTGCTTGGGGGCGTATTCGGCGCGGATGGCCATCAACGCGGGCATTTCGCTTTCGGCGATCTTGATTTCGCGGCGGCCCCAGGCGGCCAGGGACATGTCGGCGACGATGCACTCGACGCCTTTGTGTTCGGTAATCAGCTTGTTGGTAACAGCGGTCATGGAGAGCTCCTAAGGGTTCAGAAGCCGCCGTGCGCTACCGTGGGGGGACGTGACAGATACAACTCACCCAGCGGGACACATGCGGGTGAGCGCGGTTGCACATCACATGAGGGTTCACGTGTCTTTCGAGCCTGGGGGCAACTCGCCTGATCAACAGGGGGCCCTTGCAACGCTCCTCGAAAGCCTGCGCAGTATAAATGTTTCAGGCCTCGTGTCCAGCCAGAATCACACGGTTTCGCCCGGCTGTTTTGCCTTTGTAGAGGGCCTGGTCGGCACGCGCCAGGGCCTGCTCGACGCTTTCGCCCCTGGCCAGCAGGCTCACCCCCAGCGTGATGCTGATGGGCACCAGCTGGTGGTGGTGGACCAGGTCGATCTGCGCAATGGCCTCGCGCACGCGCTCGGACACCTGCAGGGCTTCTTCCTCGTCGGTCGAGGGCAGCAGCATCAGGAACTCCTCGCCGCCCCAGCGGGCCACGTGGTCGACTTCGCGCACACCTTCGCGCAGGGCCTGGGCCACGGCCTTGAGGGCGGTGTCGCCGGTCTCGTGGCCATGCAGGTCGTTGATGCGTTTGAAGTGGTCGATGTCACCCAGCACCAGGGCCAGCGGGCGGCCGCCGCGCTCGAACACGGCGGCTTCGTGCTGGGCCACTTCCATGGCGAAGCGCCGGTTCTGCAGCTGGGTCAGGGGGTCGGTGCAGGCCTGCTGACGCAAGCTCGCCTCGGCATTGGCCACCAGGCGGTAGTAGGCCATGGCCAACATCGCCAGGATGACCAGGGTGCTGGCCTGGTTGAAGTAGTGCAGGCCTTGCAGCATGGGCTGAGGGATCACGTCCAGCGGCGTGGCGTTGCGAAAGATGAAATCGAGGGCCATGTACAGCACCCCGACGCCGGTCGCCACCACGGCCTTGAACCAACTCGCGTGGAAGTTGCTCAGGATGGTCACCGGCATGATGAGGATGATGTAGTAGTGAAAGCCGCTGTCCCAGCCGATGACGGCCACGGCCAGGATGCCGTGCAGCAGGATCTCACCGACGATCAGCACCATGGCGATCATGTGCCGCCCGTTCTGGATCAGCAGCGCCGACAGCACGTACACCAGCACGCTGGCCACGTTGGCGCGCGCCATCCAGGGCACGCCCACCGAGTCGAACAGGAAGATGAAGCTCAGGTGGGCCACGGCCGCGATGACGGTGACCAGCGTCAGCAAGCCCAGGAAAACACCCTTCGTGTTGGTGCCGCCCTGCAGGGTCTTGACGAGGTCCTGGATGTACTTCACGGAAACGCCCGGCCGCAGCCCGAAGAGGTGATATCGGGTTTTATCGGCAGACGAAATGGCGACTTGAGGCGGTCGCCAGCGCTTTATCGGGCGCTGTCGTCGTCAGGGCTGGCGCTGTCGCTGTCGCAGAAGGCTTCGTCGTCGATCAGGCATTCGGGCTGGGCTGCGTCGGGTTTGCCGCCGCGGGTGACCAGCTTGCTAGACAGCAGCGTCTCAACTTCGGCGTGGGGCACCAGCACCCACATGCGCCCCTTGTGCCTGGTGCGGCGGGCCTGCTTGCCCGCATCGGCGCCAAAGCCCCAGAAGTAGTCGGCACGCACGGCGCCCCGGATGGCCCCGCCCGTGTCCTGCGCGAACATCAGGCGCTGCATCTGGGGCTGGCGGCGGTCACCGCCTGCGGCATCCAGGAAGACGGGGTAGCCCAGGGGCAGCACGCGTGGGTCGACCGCCAGGGATCGGCCCGCGGTGAGCGGCACGCCCAGCGCGCCCACGGGGCCGGCCTGCATGGACTGGTCCGGCGCGGGGCGGAAGAAGACGTAGCTGGGGTCGCTGTCGAGCGCGCGGCTGCGTTGCTGCAGCAGCTTGCTGGTCAGGGGGTTGGCGCCCGGGATGGCGGGCATGCTCGACGGCGCCTGGGTGCCAGGCGGGCTTGACCGGGCGGGCTTCGGCGCACGGCCCTTGCTGGCCTGTGCCTGGGTCAACAAGTCATCCACCAGTTGCTGGGAGCCACCGCTTGCTTGGGACGACGTGGGCGCCGCGCCCGGTGTGGCCGAGGTGGCGCCGCTGGATGTGCCCAAGGCTTTGGTGCGCGCCACTGGCTTGGGCACGGTTTTGTGCGAGCCGGGGGGCGGCAAGAGGGCATCAACCGTGTCGGTCACGGCGGCATCGGTCGAGGCGGGGGCGGCAACCGGTGTGGGCGAGGCCTTGCGGGCGCCGCGTGTCAAAGGTTCGTCGGGCGTGGGTGAGGACGAGAATGAGGGCGCATCGGTTGGGCCTGCGGCATCGGCATCCGCATCGGCCTGCGCGCCACCCGCATCGGCCAGGTCGAAATGCTCGATCTCGTCGGCGATATCCGCTGCACCATCGGTGCGGGCGCCGCGGGTCTGCACGCGCTCATTGCCCGAGGCCGACAGCTGCATGGGCTTGAAGGGATGGCCGTTCTGATCGGCATAAGCCAGGCGCAGGATGCTGCCGTCGGCCATGCGGATGCGGCCCGCGCCCTGAATCTGCATGGCATACAGGGCGATGGGGTCGTCCACCCAGGCCAGCACGGGGGCATCCAGCGCGGCGCTGCGGTTGATGTCGGCGCGGGTGTAGTAAGGCAGGCCCTGCTTGCCCTGCACGCGCACACGCAGGCGGCGGTCCAGGGTGTCGAGCGTGAAGGCGCGCAGGTCCACGGCGATGGCACCGGGCTGACCAGCCTGGGTCGGCGTCAGCAGGCGGCCATTGGCGCGCACATAGGTCAGGCCCTTGCGCTGGCTGACGGGCACCGTCTTCCAATCCAGGAAGTACAGGTCATTGGGGATGCCGTAGACGGGCACGGCGAACCGGGCATCACGCTGGGCGCGGCCTTGCAGCAGGGGCTCGTAGTAGCCGGTGATCTCGCCTTCGCGTGTGCGGTCGGTGTTCTGCACGGTGAGCAAGGCGAACTCGCGCTCCATGAACTGGCGGCCGGCCTTGGGGTCCTTGATGGTCTTGACCTTGGCGCACAGCGGCTTCCAGGTGGGCTTGCGCTCCAGGGCCTTGCACGACTCCTTGAAGGCGGCCCAGGCTTCGCCCAGGTTGTCCTGCTGCCAGCCGGGCAGGCTGTCGAACGCACTGACCTTGAAGAGGGCGTGTTTGGTGGCGATGGACTGGCCTTGCGACCTTGCCGGAACGGGCGCCGCATCGGCCTGCACATCGGTTGCCCTGCCTGCAGCGATCTCAGGTGGCACCGCTGCCGCCTGATCCACCTTGGCCGGACCACTGGCACACCCCACCAGCGCCAGCAGCAACACACCCGCCGACAGCACACCGGGCCGGATCACGGGGGGAAACAGGTCAAACGGTTTGCGCAACATGCGCCGCATCTTGAAACCCCGCTCACACCACGGCAACTGACCTTGGTCAAAACGCCCGGCTTGTTACCTAAGTCACCGCGTCTCGCACGGGGGGGCCAGTATTCTCGACCGTTACTCATCCTTATGGTCATCTACCCCTCGTCTGGCATGCGCTTTCATCTGCCCTCACTCCCCCGCTGCTTGTCTGCTGCCGTGATCGGCGTGATGCTGGCCGGTTGCGCTGACGTTCCCATCCCCTTCATGAAGCCGGACCCCACCGTGGTCGAGGCCAAGGTGGTGGCGTCGCCGCAGGCCAACCCGGATGCCCGCAAGCGCCCCTCGCCGGTGGTGGTGCGCGTGTACGAACTCAAGGGCCGTGCGCAGTTCGATTCGGCCGACTTCATCTCGCTGTACGAGCGTGACAAGGACGTGCTGGGCAGTGACCTGGTCGTGCGTGACGAGTTCGTGCTCAAGCCCGGCGAGACCAAGGACCTCAACCGCAAGACGCAGCCCGACACCAAGTTCCTGGCGGTGCTGGTGGGCTTCCGTGACCTGGAGAAATCCCGCTCGCGCGCCATCGCCGCGGTGGAAGCCAACAAGACCAACCGTTGGGTGATCAAGATCGAGCCGCTGACCGTGGCCATCCTGCCCGCCCCGGCGAAGTGAAGCCGGGAATGAAGGCCCACGTGAAGCCCCAAGCAAAGCCCTTCAAGCAATACAAGGCAACTACATGAGCTGGCGCAACAAAGTCGTCTGGTCGCAGGGCATGTTCCTGCAACCGCACCATTTCCAGCAGGAGGCCCGCTACACCGAGCGCCTGATCGACAGCCGCGTGCGCGCCCTGTCACCGTTCGCCTGGGGCTTCACCGAGCTGCAGCTCGACGACAGCCTGCTCGCGCTGGGTCGCCTGGGCATCGCCCGCGCCAGCGGCATCTGGCCGGACGGCACGCCCTTTGCCATTCCCCAGCTGGACCCGGCCCCGGCCCCGCTGGACATCCCCGCCGACCTGAAGAACGAGGTGGTCTACCTGGCCCTGCCGGTGCAGCGCGAAGGCCTCAACGAGGCGGACTTCGGTGGTGATGCCGGCACGGGCGACGAACTGGCCCGCTTCGAAGCCCTGATCGAAGGCGTGCGCGACAACACCGACGCCACCGCCGAACCCGAAGAGATCCAGACCGGCCGCCTGCGCCTGCGCCTGCTGCGCGCCAAGGAGCTGACCGACGCCTACACCGTGCTGGGCTGCGCCCTGGTGGCCGAGCGCCGCAGCGACAACGCCGTGCTGCTGGACCGCGGCTACATCCCGCCCCAGGTGGTGTGTGATGCCAGCGGGCACCTGTCGTCGAGCCTGACGCTGCTGCACGGCCTGGTGCGCCAGCGCTCGCACGCCCTGGCCGGAAAAATGGGGCAGCTGGGGCATGGCGTGTCCGAGGTAGCGCAGTTCCTGCGGCTCCAACTGCTCAACCGCCATGAGCCGCTGCTGCGCCAGTACGCCAGCGCGCCCAATGTGCACCCGCACACGCTGTTCACCACCTGCCTGCAACTGGCCGGCGAGCTGTCCACCTTCCACACGGCGGCGCGCCGCTCGCCCGACTTCCCGCTGTACCAGCACGAGGACCTGCGCGGCTGCTTCACGCCCGTGTTCGAGGCCATCCGCGACATGCTCTCGGCGGTCGAGGAAGACAACGCCGTGCAAATCGAGCTGGTGGACCGCAAGTTCGGTGTGCGCACCGCCGTCGTGCCCGATCTGGAGATGGTGCGCACCGCCACCTTCGTGCTGGCCGTCAACGCCCAGATCCCCGGCGAGCAGTTGCGCACGCGCTTCCCGGCGCAGACCAAGGTCGGCCCGGTGGAAAGCATCAAGGAGCTCGTCAACTTCAACCTGGCCGGCATCACCTTGCGCGCGCTGCCTGTGGCGCCACGCCAGCTGCCCTTCCACGCCGGCTTCTTCTATTTCGAACTGGAGCGCGGTGGCGAGCTGTGGCAGAAGTTCGAAGCCAGCGGCAACCTGGCCCTGCATGTGGCCGGTGACTTCCCCGGCCTGGAGCTGGCCTTGTGGGCCATCCGCCGCTGACAGGCCGCTGCGACGCCGTTGAAACGCCACTGAGAAGCCGCTGACCCTGCGCCATTGAAAGACCGGCATGACCCAGCCACCCAACCAACCCCCGATCGACCCCTTTGCCTCGATCGACACTGGGCGCACCTTCGTGATGCCCACGCCGGGCCAGCGGCCAGCCGGCTCGCCCGCGCCCTTTGACAACCTGGCGCGCGGCGCCGATGTGGCCGCCGACCTGGCCGCCCCCGACACCGGCCTGAACCCGCTGGTGGCCCTGGCCAACCCGCTGCTGGCCCTGGTGCCGCAGATCCGCTCGACCACGCACCTGGCCGACCCGGCCGCGCTGAAGGAGTCCATGGCCGCCGGCCTGCGCGACTTCGAAGCCAAGGCCCGCGCCGCCGGCATCGCCAGCGAACGCGTGCTGGCGGCCCGCTACATCCTGTGCACGCTGCTGGACGAAGCCGCGGCCTCCACCCCCTGGGGCGGTTCGGGCCAGTGGGCGCGCCACAACCTGCTGGTCACCTTCCACAACGAGGCGTATGGCGGCGAAAAGGTCTTCCAGCTGATGGCCAAGCTGGCCGAAGACGTGCCCGCCAACCGCGACCTGCTCGAACTCATCTATGCCGTGATCACCATGGGCTTCGAGGGCCGCTACCGCGTGATCGAAGGCGGCAAGACCCAGCTGGACACCGTGCGCGACCGCCTGGCCCAGCTGCTCAAGCAAGCCCGTGGCGACTATGCCCAGCCGCTGGCGCAGAACTGGCAAGGCGCACCGCAGGCCCGCCGCCTGATGCTGTCGTGGCTGCCCCTGTGGGTGACGGGCGCCGTGAGCGCCCTGCTGCTGCTGGCCCTCTACCTGGGCCTGAGCTTTGCCCTGAGCGGCCACTCCGACCCGGTGTTTGGCGCCATCCAGAGCCTGCGCCTGGCCCCGCCTGTGCCGCCCACGCCCATCCCCGCGGCCAAGCCCCGCCTGGCGCAGTTCCTCCAGGCCGACATCCGCTCGGGCCTGGTGGCCGTCCGCGACGAGATCGACCGCAGCGTGATCACCCTGCGTGGCGACGGCCTGTTCGAGGCCGGCAGTGCCTCGCTGAGCGAGAACCGCGAAGCCATCATGAAGCGCATTGCCCAGGCCCTGGTCAACGTGCAAGGCAACATCCTCGTCACCGGCCACACGGACAACCAGCCCATCCGCTCGATGCGCTTCCCCTCCAACTGGCACCTGTCGCAAGAACGGGCCGACACCGTGCGGGACCTGCTGCAGGCCAATGGTGTGGCCAAGGAACGCATCCGCGCCGAAGGCCGGGCCGATGGCGAGCCCGTGGTGGACAACACCACGCCGGCCAACCGCGCCCTCAACCGCCGCGTGGAGGTGATCCTGTTCGTGGCCCGTGAGAACGCGGCAGCCAACGGCAACGCAGCCCAAGAGACCCAACCATGAAGAAGCTGCTGTCCTTCCTGTTCAACGGCACGGTGCTGGCCATCATCGGCCTGCTGGCCCTGTCGCTCGTCATCTGGATCGTGGGGCCGCTGATCGCGATTGGCACCGTGCGCCCGCTGGAATCGGTCTGGTCCCGCCTGATCCTGATCGGCCTGATCGTGGGCATCTACGTGCTGGTCAAGGTCATCGGTGCCATCCGCGCCAAAAAGGCCAACCAGGCCGTTGTCAACCAGCTGATGGAGCCCGCCCCCAAAGGCGCCGATGCCCCGCCCGAAGCGCCTGAAGTCAAGCTGCTGCGCGAGCGTTTCGAGAAGGGCATGGAGACGCTCAAGAACGCCCGCTTCGAAACGCACAAAGGGGTGTGGGCGGGCATGAAAGCCCGCGCCGGCAAGCGCTACCTGTACGAGCTGCCCTGGTACATCATCATCGGCGCGCCGGGTTCGGGCAAGACCACGGCGCTGCTGAACTCGGGCCTGCGCTTCCCGCTGGCGACACCTGGCAGCGGCGCACAAGGCCTGCCCGGCGTGGCCGGCACGCGCAACTGCGACTGGTGGTTCACCGACCAGGCCGTGCTGCTGGACACCGCCGGCCGCTACACCACGCAAGACAGCGACCACCAGGCCGACCAGACCGCGTGGAACGGCTTCCTGGGCCTGCTCAAGCGCGCCCGCCCACGCCAGCCCGTCAACGGCGTGCTGGTGACCGTGTCCGTGCCCGATCTGCTGACCAAGTCTGCCGCCGAACGCCAGGCCCAGGCCGCCGCCGTGCGCACCCGCCTGCAGGAGCTGCACGAGCAGCTGGGCGTGCGCTTCCCCATCTACCTGATGGTGACCAAGTGCGACCTGCTGTCCGGCTTCATGGACACCCTGGGCGAGCTGGACCGCGACACGCGCGCCACGCCCTGGGGCTTCACCTTCAAGCTCGATGAGCAGCAACACAGTGACGCATCGGC contains:
- the tssK gene encoding type VI secretion system baseplate subunit TssK — translated: MSWRNKVVWSQGMFLQPHHFQQEARYTERLIDSRVRALSPFAWGFTELQLDDSLLALGRLGIARASGIWPDGTPFAIPQLDPAPAPLDIPADLKNEVVYLALPVQREGLNEADFGGDAGTGDELARFEALIEGVRDNTDATAEPEEIQTGRLRLRLLRAKELTDAYTVLGCALVAERRSDNAVLLDRGYIPPQVVCDASGHLSSSLTLLHGLVRQRSHALAGKMGQLGHGVSEVAQFLRLQLLNRHEPLLRQYASAPNVHPHTLFTTCLQLAGELSTFHTAARRSPDFPLYQHEDLRGCFTPVFEAIRDMLSAVEEDNAVQIELVDRKFGVRTAVVPDLEMVRTATFVLAVNAQIPGEQLRTRFPAQTKVGPVESIKELVNFNLAGITLRALPVAPRQLPFHAGFFYFELERGGELWQKFEASGNLALHVAGDFPGLELALWAIRR
- the tssJ gene encoding type VI secretion system lipoprotein TssJ, translated to MVIYPSSGMRFHLPSLPRCLSAAVIGVMLAGCADVPIPFMKPDPTVVEAKVVASPQANPDARKRPSPVVVRVYELKGRAQFDSADFISLYERDKDVLGSDLVVRDEFVLKPGETKDLNRKTQPDTKFLAVLVGFRDLEKSRSRAIAAVEANKTNRWVIKIEPLTVAILPAPAK
- a CDS encoding DotU family type VI secretion system protein, whose translation is MTQPPNQPPIDPFASIDTGRTFVMPTPGQRPAGSPAPFDNLARGADVAADLAAPDTGLNPLVALANPLLALVPQIRSTTHLADPAALKESMAAGLRDFEAKARAAGIASERVLAARYILCTLLDEAAASTPWGGSGQWARHNLLVTFHNEAYGGEKVFQLMAKLAEDVPANRDLLELIYAVITMGFEGRYRVIEGGKTQLDTVRDRLAQLLKQARGDYAQPLAQNWQGAPQARRLMLSWLPLWVTGAVSALLLLALYLGLSFALSGHSDPVFGAIQSLRLAPPVPPTPIPAAKPRLAQFLQADIRSGLVAVRDEIDRSVITLRGDGLFEAGSASLSENREAIMKRIAQALVNVQGNILVTGHTDNQPIRSMRFPSNWHLSQERADTVRDLLQANGVAKERIRAEGRADGEPVVDNTTPANRALNRRVEVILFVARENAAANGNAAQETQP
- the ahcY gene encoding adenosylhomocysteinase — encoded protein: MTAVTNKLITEHKGVECIVADMSLAAWGRREIKIAESEMPALMAIRAEYAPKQILKGARITGSLHMTIQTAVLVETLQALGAQVRWASCNIFSTQDHAAAALVEAGTPVFAYKGESLEDYWDYTHRIFDFGPKGSEGEGPNMILDDGGDATLLMHLGKRAEKDISVLNNPTSEEERILYASIKAKLAVDSTWYSRKAAQIIGVTEETTTGVHRLNEMSAKGSLLFRAINVNDSVTKSKFDNLYGCRESLVDGIKRATDVMIAGKVAVVAGYGDVGKGSAQALRALSAQVWVTEIDPINALQAAMEGYRVVTMDWAADKADIFVTTTGNRDVITYEHMAAMKNNAIVCNIGHFDNEIQVAKLEENCEWEEIKPQVDHVIFKDGKRIILLAKGRLVNLGCGTGHPSYVMSSSFANQTIAQIELFAHSDAYDVGKVYVLPKHLDEKVARLQLTTLNAQLTELTEEQAAYIGVNKNGPYKPDSYRY
- a CDS encoding MltA domain-containing protein; protein product: MLRKPFDLFPPVIRPGVLSAGVLLLALVGCASGPAKVDQAAAVPPEIAAGRATDVQADAAPVPARSQGQSIATKHALFKVSAFDSLPGWQQDNLGEAWAAFKESCKALERKPTWKPLCAKVKTIKDPKAGRQFMEREFALLTVQNTDRTREGEITGYYEPLLQGRAQRDARFAVPVYGIPNDLYFLDWKTVPVSQRKGLTYVRANGRLLTPTQAGQPGAIAVDLRAFTLDTLDRRLRVRVQGKQGLPYYTRADINRSAALDAPVLAWVDDPIALYAMQIQGAGRIRMADGSILRLAYADQNGHPFKPMQLSASGNERVQTRGARTDGAADIADEIEHFDLADAGGAQADADADAAGPTDAPSFSSSPTPDEPLTRGARKASPTPVAAPASTDAAVTDTVDALLPPPGSHKTVPKPVARTKALGTSSGATSATPGAAPTSSQASGGSQQLVDDLLTQAQASKGRAPKPARSSPPGTQAPSSMPAIPGANPLTSKLLQQRSRALDSDPSYVFFRPAPDQSMQAGPVGALGVPLTAGRSLAVDPRVLPLGYPVFLDAAGGDRRQPQMQRLMFAQDTGGAIRGAVRADYFWGFGADAGKQARRTRHKGRMWVLVPHAEVETLLSSKLVTRGGKPDAAQPECLIDDEAFCDSDSASPDDDSAR
- a CDS encoding diguanylate cyclase; amino-acid sequence: MKYIQDLVKTLQGGTNTKGVFLGLLTLVTVIAAVAHLSFIFLFDSVGVPWMARANVASVLVYVLSALLIQNGRHMIAMVLIVGEILLHGILAVAVIGWDSGFHYYIILIMPVTILSNFHASWFKAVVATGVGVLYMALDFIFRNATPLDVIPQPMLQGLHYFNQASTLVILAMLAMAYYRLVANAEASLRQQACTDPLTQLQNRRFAMEVAQHEAAVFERGGRPLALVLGDIDHFKRINDLHGHETGDTALKAVAQALREGVREVDHVARWGGEEFLMLLPSTDEEEALQVSERVREAIAQIDLVHHHQLVPISITLGVSLLARGESVEQALARADQALYKGKTAGRNRVILAGHEA